A single Anopheles funestus chromosome 2RL, idAnoFuneDA-416_04, whole genome shotgun sequence DNA region contains:
- the LOC125765289 gene encoding eukaryotic translation initiation factor 3 subunit A, with translation MSRYVQRPENALKRANEFIDVGKKARALDTLQEVFRAKKWNYNWSESVIEPVMFKYLDLCVELKKSHIAKEGLFQYRNMFQLVNVGSLENVIRGYLKMAEERTEQAQQQSSQAILDIDDLDNLATPESILMSAVCGEDAQDRSDRTILLPWVKFLWESYCQCLELLKVNSHCETLYHDIARMAFQFCLKYNRKMEFRKLCEKLRKHLEDISKVSSQTANVSISKPETQQLNLETRLHQLDSAIQMELWLEAYKAIEDIHGLMAMSKKTPLPKTMALYYTKLAMVFWKAGNQLFHASALLKLFQLSRDMKKNVTADEIQRMTTHVLIATLAIPLPSAHPEFDRFIETDKSPMEKAQRLAFLLGLQQSPSRALLLKELIRLNVLQLAAPQFRHLYQLLEVEFDPLNLCDQVQKIVDEIEADATSVYGQYVQALKDVTLVRLVRQISQVYQTIEFPRLLELAKFADYHHLERILVDCVRHNDMQITIDHRNGCVHFGTDLSESQREDHPDGPTLQSMPSEQIRSQLVNMSVVLHRAIATIDPNRKKEERERLRTQMVHQYEENADKEHQRILQRQKKIEDRKEYIERMNQEREEEELRLQEEQARMLKLAEQRRLEAENEERERKRHENELQMMKERNMKEKIEQIKQTATGQKLLKKLDEEEIRKLNTEEIAAREAEERLKERKAHDNNLKTQEKKIDYFERAKRLEEIPLIEKYLQDRSVQDKEFWEKQEASRIEAAIAERKNAEACQERLKRMLPDRDVYWQQLKNERGNQFAEKLKQFNLALEEECKRRLADRIVKRREERRMKWLKEKEEERRRIEEEIRKQKEEADRIERERRAEERRIADEKNRQLAEKQLAIAEEVERRRKEELEQMKEADGRRDRRAGAGGASEPKPDENWRRGPAAATTNPATSSEEPKKNVWQTSGRYGPGTRERAPETGAKDKWRAAPEDHEKDAGARDGGAMRRGGEMRRGQDDRGPIRRGGGAGGDDRGEREDRGPIRRGGGGSGAPPAAGGPRRGDDRPGGGFNRDRRDDRRDDRRDDRRDDRRDDRRDDRGPRGGDRDNNWRRGPTENSDENRRGPGPRDEGRQDTWRNPRQEAAPKPKEERPQREPRPQENVPPRSNAGPDEEGWTDVKHR, from the exons ATGTCTCGCTACGTGCAACGTCCGGAAAACGCTCTGAAAAGAGCGAACG AATTCATCGATGTTGGCAAGAAGGCTCGTGCCCTGGACACCCTTCAGGAGGTGTTCCGGGCGAAGAAATGGAACTACAATTGGTCGGAATCGGTCATCGAACCGGTGATGTTCAAGTATCTGGATCTGTGCGTCGAGCTGAAGAAGTCGCACATCGCCAAGGAGGGCCTGTTCCAGTACCGGAACATGTTCCAGCTGGTAAACGTTGGCTCGCTAGAAAATGTGATTCGCGGCTACCTGAAGATGGCTGAAGAGCGCACGGAACAGGCGCAGCAGCAATCTTCCCAGGCCATCCTCGACATCGACGATCTGGACAATCTGGCAACGCCCGAATCGATTCTGATGAGTGCGGTGTGCGGTGAGGACGCGCAGGACCGTTCCGACCGTACGATCCTTTTGCCGTGGGTAAAGTTTCTATGGGAAAGTTACTGCCAGTGTTTAGAGTTGCTGAAGGTGAATTCGCACTGCGAAACGCTGTACCATGACATCGCGCGAATGGCTTTCCAGTTCTGTCTCAAGTACAATCGCAAGATGGAATTCCGCAAACTGTGCGAGAAGCTGCGCAAGCATCTGGAGGACATTAGCAAGGTGTCATCGCAGACGGCAAACGTGAGCATCTCGAAGCCGGAAACGCAGCAGCTCAATTTGGAGACGCGCCTGCATCAGCTCGATTCGGCCATCCAGATGGAACTGTGGCTGGAGGCGTATAAGGCAATCGAGGACATCCACGGGCTGATGGCAATGTCGAAGAAGACGCCACTGCCGAAAACAATGGCACTGTACTACACGAAGCTGGCAATGGTATTCTGGAAGGCGGGCAATCAGCTGTTCCATGCATCGGCACTGCTGAAACTGTTCCAGCTGTCGCGTGATATGAAGAAGAACGTAACCGCGGATGAAATCCAGCGCATGACGACGCATGTTCTGATTGCTACGTTGGCTATTCCACTGCCCTCGGCTCATCCGGAGTTTGATCGATTCATCGAAACGGACAAGAGTCCAATGGAAAAGGCCCAGCGGCTGGCGTTCCTGCTCGGTCTGCAACAATCACCCTCTAGGGCACTTTTGCTCAAGGAGCTCATCCGGTTGAATGTTCTGCAGCTAGCTGCACCCCAATTCCGCCATCTCTACCAGCTGCTGGAGGTGGAATTTGATCCACTGAACCTGTGCGATCAGGTGCAAAAGATCGTGGATGAGATTGAGGCGGATGCGACCTCGGTGTACGGTCAGTACGTGCAGGCCTTGAAGGACGTTACGTTGGTGCGGTTGGTGCGCCAAATTTCGCAAGTATACCAGACAATCGAGTTCCCGCGGCTGCTGGAATTGGCGAAGTTTGCCGATTACCATCATCTGGAGCGTATTCTAGTTGACTGCGTGCGTCACAATGATATGCAGATAACGATTGATCATCGCAATGGGTGCGTACATTTCGGTACGGATCTGTCGGAGAGCCAGCGCGAGGATCATCCGGACGGGCCGACACTTCAATCCATGCCATCGGAGCAAATCCGTTCGCAGCTGGTCAATATGTCGGTTGTGTTGCATAGAGCCATTGCTACGATCGATCCGAACCGCAAGAAGGAAGAGAGGGAAAGATTGCGCACACAGATGGTGCACCAGTACGAGGAAAACGCAGACAAGGAGCACCAGCGCATTTTGCAGCGACAGAAGAAGATCGAAGATCGCAAGGAATACATCGAACGGATGAATCAGGAGCGCGAGGAGGAAGAGCTGCGCCTGCAGGAAGAGCAGGCCCGTATGTTGAAGCTGGCCGAACAGCGCCGGTTGGAGGCGGAGAACGAGGAGCGAGAGCGCAAGCGGCATGAAAACGAACTGCAGATGATGAAGGAGCGCAACATGAAGGAAAAGATCGAGCAGATCAAGCAGACCGCTACCGGACAGAAGCTGCTGAAGAAGCTGGACGAGGAAGAGATCCGCAAGCTGAACACGGAAGAGATTGCGGCTCGCGAAGCGGAGGAGCGACTGAAAGAGCGCAAGGCGCATGATAACAACTTGAAGAcgcaggaaaagaaaatcgattaCTTCGAGCGTGCCAAGCGGCTGGAGGAGATTCCGCTCATTGAGAAGTATCTGCAGGACCGTTCGGTGCAGGACAAAGAGTTCTGGGAGAAGCAGGAAGCGTCCCGTATTGAGGCGGCCATTGCCGAGCGCAAGAATGCGGAAGCGTGCCAGGAACGGTTGAAGCGAATGTTGCCGGATCGCGATGTGTACTGGCAGCAGCTGAAGAACGAGCGTGGCAATCAGTTTGCCGAGAAGCTGAAGCAGTTCAATCTGGCGCTGGAGGAGGAATGTAAGCGTCGACTGGCGGATCGTATTGTCAAGCGTCGCGAAGAGCGCCGCATGAAGTGGTTGAAGGAGAAGGAGGAAGAACGGCGTCGTATTGAGGAAGAAATTCGCAAGCAGAAGGAAGAGGCAGATCGCATTGAGCGTGAACGCCGTGCCGAGGAGAGACGTATTGCGGACGAAAAGAACCGGCAGCTGGCAGAGAAGCAGCTGGCCATTGCTGAGGAGGTGGAGCGCCGAAGGAAAGAGGAGCTCGAACAGATGAAGGAGGCGGATGGTCGCCGTGACCGGCGTGCTGGCGCTGGTGGTGCAAGTGAACCGAAACCTGATGAAAACTGGCGTAGAGGACCAGCGGCCGCTACCACCAATCCCGCCACTAGTAGTGAGGAACCGAAAAAGAATGTCTGGCAGACATCGGGTCGATATGGACCGGGAACCCGCGAACGAGCTCCTGAGACGGGCGCTAAAGATAAATGGCGTGCTGCACCGGAAGATCACGAGAAGGATGCAGGAGCACGCGACGGTGGTGCCATGCGTCGTGGCGGTGAGATGCGTCGTGGACAGGACGATCGTGGACCTATCCggcgtggtggtggtgctggtggtgatgACCGCGGTGAGCGTGAGGATCGTGGACCAATTCGTcgtggtggcggtggtagtGGTGCTCCACCAGCCGCTGGAGGTCCGCGCCGTGGTGATGATCGTCCGGGCGGTGGCTTCAATCGTGACCGTCGTGATGATCGCCGTGATGATCGACGTGATGATCGTCGTGATGACCGGCGTGATGATCGCCGTGATGATCGTGGTCCACGGGGCGGTGATCGTGATAACAATTGGCGCCGCGGTCCAACCGAAAACAGCGATGAAAACCGAAGAGGTCCGGGACCGCGGGATGAAGGACGACAGGACACCTGGCGCAATCCACGTCAAGAGGCTGCACCTAAACCGAAGGAAGAACGACCACAGCGTGAACCTCGCCCTCAGGAAAATG tACCCCCACGCAGTAACGCAGGCCCCGATGAGGAAGGTTGGACGGATGTGAAACACCGTTAA
- the LOC125765319 gene encoding uncharacterized protein LOC125765319 codes for MARGVITLLWINLICLISVAVCSPNAPKNGMQMAGETLLSEQLFAIIDLYKQEDPVGLPGATIPDPMPIPEIKQSFSFAKMHLRNVLAHGMSRFRIRFFRTELNSMSITTQISIDEITVNGNYTMSTFFNRAEGPFTVLMRNVLTKANVSLAVERDGTLRTKDIELDIAFDDMAMDFQNLGFMGSIFQSVVNSASNLVYDTMKPFMLSEAYTKIREEVDTRMLNITLEKEFTLPNSISPLDMAIGELRSIVRAKGLDPYLVPEYNNTAGIFGMQTMHTWISGGSSFYRYGDISVTMQNNSATLGMHVATQRIVGSTQWEISIGRGMLSHAGRAQFTVEHIRVEFQVEQPLDLRKKLKLQDIQLELGNIQVRCDGAGTFDYIIEAAVNILPNLLRYQIMDAIENPLRMRIQEKLDCIDTEALVRKYVKEYEQNGLNIDLQDFQLCEP; via the exons ATGGCCAGAGGAGTAATCACCCTATTGTGGATCAATTTGATCTGTCTTATCAGTGTAGCTGTATGCAGCCCGAACG CACCGAAGAATGGTATGCAGATGGCCGGTGAAACGCTCCTATCGGAGCAACTGTTTGCCATTATCGATCTGTACAAGCAGGAAGATCCGGTTGGACTGCCGGGTGCCACCATACCCGATCCGATGCCCATTCCGGAGATTAAGCAGTCGTTCTCCTTCGCCAAGATGCATCTGCGCAATGTGCTCGCCCACGGAATGTCCCGCTTTCGCATTCGTTTCTTCCGCACCGAGCTGAACAGCATGTCCATCACGACGCAGATATCCATCGACGAGATTACGGTGAATGGAAACTACACGATGAGCACGTTCTTTAACCGTGCCGAGGGTCCGTTTACGGTGCTGATGCGAAATGTTCTCACCAAGGCAAACGTGTCGCTAGCCGTCGAACGGGACGGTACGTTGCGCACGAAGGATATCGAGCTGGACATTGCGTTCGACGATATGGCGATGGACTTTCAGAATCTCGGCTTCATGGGAAGCATTTTCCAGAGCGTTGTCAACTCGGCATCGAATCTGGTGTACGACACGATGAAACCCTTCATGCTGTCCGAAGCGTATACGAAAATTCGCGAGGAGGTTGACACCCGGATGCTAAACATAACGCTCGAGAAGGAATTTACTCTGCCTAATTCGATCTCACCGCTTGATATGGCGATCGGCGAGTTGCGTAGCATCGTGCGGGCCAAGGGTCTTGATCCGTATCTCGTGCCGGAATACAACAATACGGCCGGCATCTTCGGCATGCAGACGATGCACACGTGGATCAGCGGTGGTTCCAGCTTTTACCGGTACGGTGACATCTCCGTGACGATGCAAAACAATTCCGCCACGCTTGGGATGCACGTGGCAACGCAACGCATCGTTGGCTCGACGCAATGGGAAATATCGATCGGTCGCGGTATGCTGTCGCATGCCGGTCGGGCACAGTTTACGGTAGAGCACATACGCGTTGAGTTCCAGGTCGAGCAACCTTTAGATCTGCGCAAGAAGCTTAAACTGCAGGACATTCAGCTCGAACTCGGCAACATCCAGGTGCGCTGTGACGGTGCCGGTACGTTTGATTACATTATCGAGGCCGCAGTTAACATACTGCCGAACTTGCTGCGGTACCAGATTATGGACGCAATCGAGAATCCACTGCGAATGCGTATACAGGAGAAGCTGGACTGTATCGATACGGAAGCATTGGTGCGAAAGTACGTGAAAGAGTACGAACAGAACGGTCTCAATATTGACCTGCAGGACTTTCAGCTTTGCGAACCCTGA
- the LOC125765347 gene encoding vacuolar protein sorting-associated protein 29 produces MLVLVLGDLHIPHRCSSVPAKFKKLLVPGRIHHILCTGNLCSKESYDYLKTLANDVHIVRGDFDENTNYPEQKVVTVGQFRIGLSHGHQVVPWGDPEALALIQRQLDVDILISGHTHKFEAYEHENKFYINPGSATGSYNPLDTSVIPSFVLMDIQSTTVVTYVYQLVGDDVKVERIEYKKN; encoded by the coding sequence ATGCTGGTGCTAGTGTTAGGTGACCTACACATTCCCCACCGGTGCAGCAGTGTTCCGGCCAAGTTTAAGAAGCTGCTAGTTCCGGGGCGTATACATCACATCCTTTGCACTGGGAACCTATGCAGCAAGGAATCGTACGACTATCTGAAAACGCTCGCCAACGATGTGCACATCGTGCGCGGTGATTTCGACGAAAATACCAACTACCCGGAACAGAAGGTCGTCACCGTGGGGCAATTTCGTATCGGACTTTCACATGGCCACCAGGTTGTACCGTGGGGCGATCCGGAAGCGTTAGCGCTTATCCAGCGACAGCTTGACGTGGATATACTGATATCGGGGCACACGCATAAGTTCGAGGCATACGAGCACGAGAACAAGTTCTACATCAACCCGGGCTCGGCCACCGGTTCCTATAACCCGCTGGACACCTCCGTCATACCGTCCTTTGTGCTGATGGACATTCAGAGCACGACGGTCGTAACTTACGTGTACCAGCTGGTCGGTGACGACGTGAAGGTAGAACGAATTGAGTATAAGAAGAATTGA
- the LOC125765344 gene encoding AN1-type zinc finger protein 2A, translating into MEFPNLGKHCSEQFCNKLDFLPMKCDACGAIFCSDHFSYKDHACPSAYKKDVQVPICPLCGDPVPTPRDVSPDVTVGAHIDRFCKSDRKKIYTNRCSYRNCKKKELIPVNCSVCRLNFCLKHRHTTDHDCAGPAAGQRNLVATAAIQRQTTISKPVSSGPFAAFRPSVASSSNAVRGSAVTSTTANEHIAIVQGGMSEDEALARAIALSMQEEDQQEQLRQSQQGRNPSNASRRIAVGHGSGATKDRCNLS; encoded by the exons ATGGAGTTTCCGAATTTGGGCAAACACTGCTCGGAGcagttttgcaacaagttaGACTTTCTGCCTATGAAATGCGATGCCTGTGGTGCCATATTTTG CTCCGATCACTTCAGCTACAAGGACCATGCGTGCCCTTCGGCCTACAAGAAAGATGTGCAGGTTCCTATCTGTCCACTGTGCGGTGATCCAGTACCGACTCCCCGCGACGTATCGCCCGACGTGACGGTGGGAGCGCACATAGATCGGTTCTGTAAATCGGACCGCAAGAAAATATACACCAACCGTTGCTCGTACCGGAACTGCAAGAAAAAGGAACTAATCCCCGTGAACTGTAGCGTGTGTCGGTTAAACTTTTGCCTAAAGCATCGTCACACGACCGATCATGACTGTGCAGGACCGGCAGCAGGTCAACGGAATCTCGTAGCAACGGCCGCCATTCAGCGACAAACCACTATCAGCAAACCAGTGTCATCTGGACCATTTGCCGCCTTTCGCCCTAGTGTTGCAAGCAGTAGCAACGCCGTCAGAGGCAGTGCCGTCACATCTACCACTGCAAACGAACATATTGCTATCGTTCAGGGTGGAATGTCGGAGGATGAGGCTCTGGCGCGTGCGATTGCGTTATCCATGCAGGAAGAAGACCAACAGGAACAATTGCGCCAAAGTCAACAAGGTCGTAATCCCTCCAATGCCTCACGTAGAATCGCTGTCGGCCATGGCAGCGGGGCCACCAAGGACAGATGCAATCTTTCGTGA